One Deinococcus aestuarii DNA segment encodes these proteins:
- a CDS encoding YbjN domain-containing protein yields the protein MRALGTSAAALVLTASLGAVQAGGAQPPAPGGGQVQAATPQTVAAALREAGYGVTVNPVQGDDEPSLTVKAGDYELDVWFSGCRSTTCDRVTASTHWDYRDDEESLDPEFANEWNSNFFTQAYVYEGGYYLDSTFTLRGGYTRVALKAWMEDYLGDVEDFEAELP from the coding sequence ATGCGCGCACTCGGCACGTCCGCAGCGGCCCTTGTCCTCACCGCCAGCCTCGGCGCGGTCCAGGCCGGGGGGGCGCAACCTCCCGCGCCGGGGGGCGGACAGGTCCAGGCCGCCACGCCCCAGACGGTCGCCGCCGCCCTGCGCGAGGCCGGGTACGGCGTAACCGTCAACCCGGTGCAGGGCGACGACGAGCCCAGCCTGACGGTGAAGGCGGGCGACTACGAACTCGACGTGTGGTTCAGCGGCTGCCGGAGCACGACCTGCGACCGCGTGACCGCCAGCACCCACTGGGACTACCGGGACGACGAGGAGAGCCTCGACCCCGAGTTCGCCAACGAGTGGAACAGCAACTTCTTCACCCAGGCCTACGTCTACGAGGGGGGTTACTACCTCGACAGCACCTTTACCCTGCGGGGCGGCTACACCCGGGTGGCCCTCAAGGCCTGGATGGAGGACTACCTCGGCGACGTGGAGGACTTCGAGGCCGAGCTGCCCTGA
- a CDS encoding bifunctional nicotinamide-nucleotide adenylyltransferase/Nudix hydroxylase → MTAPRDPALASPPPTRRKRTFGVYIGRFEPPHQAHLLVMLEALRSVQKLIVVIGSARAARNTKNPFTAEERQGVITAMLAEAGVARSRLLFVHVRDYFYNEGLWLSEVQRGVGEHTRGSSDVALIGHIKDESSYYLRSFPGWEFIPTHVVSPLSATDVRKAYFEDRLEDVSGMVPPAVHAFLTGFRGTPEYAELRAEFDYLREYRAAWKDAPFPPVFVTTDGVVTRSGHVLVVRRAGLPGRGRLAMPGGFLEQGETLLECAVREVREETGLGEGVNLAAALRAQAVFDYPDRSQRGRTVTHAFHFDLGIGQLPILRAASDAADAFWMPLSEALGQPELFFEDHHAIIEHFLMRG, encoded by the coding sequence ATGACCGCCCCGCGCGATCCCGCCCTGGCCTCTCCCCCACCCACCCGGCGCAAGCGCACCTTCGGCGTGTATATCGGCCGCTTCGAGCCTCCCCACCAGGCCCACCTCCTCGTGATGCTGGAGGCGCTCAGGAGCGTGCAAAAACTGATCGTGGTCATCGGCAGCGCCCGCGCCGCGCGCAACACCAAGAATCCCTTCACCGCCGAGGAACGCCAGGGGGTCATCACGGCCATGCTCGCCGAGGCGGGCGTGGCGCGCAGCCGCCTCCTCTTCGTCCACGTGCGCGACTACTTCTACAACGAGGGGTTGTGGCTCTCCGAGGTCCAGCGCGGCGTCGGCGAGCACACGCGCGGCAGCAGCGACGTGGCCCTCATCGGCCACATCAAGGACGAGAGCAGCTACTACCTGCGCTCCTTCCCGGGCTGGGAATTCATCCCCACCCATGTGGTGAGCCCCCTCAGCGCGACCGACGTGCGCAAGGCCTATTTCGAGGACCGCCTGGAGGACGTGTCCGGCATGGTCCCGCCCGCCGTCCACGCCTTCCTGACCGGGTTCCGGGGGACGCCCGAGTACGCCGAGTTGCGCGCCGAGTTCGACTACCTGCGCGAGTACCGCGCCGCGTGGAAGGACGCCCCCTTCCCGCCCGTCTTCGTCACGACCGACGGGGTGGTCACCCGCAGCGGGCACGTGCTCGTCGTGCGGCGGGCGGGGCTCCCCGGGCGCGGGCGGCTCGCCATGCCGGGCGGTTTCCTCGAACAGGGCGAGACGCTGCTCGAATGCGCCGTGCGCGAGGTCCGCGAGGAGACCGGGCTGGGCGAGGGGGTGAACCTCGCGGCGGCCCTGCGCGCCCAGGCCGTCTTCGACTACCCCGACCGCAGCCAGCGCGGGCGTACCGTCACCCACGCCTTCCACTTCGACCTCGGCATCGGCCAGCTTCCCATCCTCCGCGCCGCCAGCGACGCCGCCGACGCCTTCTGGATGCCGCTGTCGGAGGCCCTGGGCCAGCCCGAACTGTTCTTCGAGGACCACCACGCGATCATCGAGCACTTCCTGATGCGGGGCTAG